In Osmerus eperlanus chromosome 17, fOsmEpe2.1, whole genome shotgun sequence, a single genomic region encodes these proteins:
- the ube2h gene encoding ubiquitin-conjugating enzyme E2 H has protein sequence MSSPSPGKRRMDTDVVKLIESKHEVTILSGLNEFVVKFFGPQGTPYEGGVWKVRVDLPDKYPFKSPSIGFMNKIFHPNIDEASGTVCLDVINQTWTALYDLTNIFESFLPQLLAYPNPIDPLNGDAAAMYLHRPEEYKQKIKEYIQKYATEEALKEQEEGAGDSSSESSMSDFSEDEAQDMEL, from the exons GATTGAGAGCAAGCATGAAGTCACCATCCTCAGTGGACTGAATGAGTTCGTAGTGAAGTTTTTCGGACCACAAGGAA CACCATACGAAGGGGGGGTGTGGAAGGTGCGAGTCGACCTACCAGACAAATACCCCTTCAAATCACCATCTATAG GATTCATGAATAAGATTTTTCATCCCAACATCGACGAAGC gtcAGGAACGGTGTGTTTAGACGTCATCAACCAGACTTGGACGGCTCTGTACG atCTCACCAATATCTTTGAGTCGTTCCTGCCCCAGCTGTTGGCGTACCCCAACCCCATCGACCCGCTGAACGGAGACGCAGCTGCCATGTACCTCCACAGGCCAGAGGAGTACAAACAGAAAATCAAAG agTACATCCAAAAATATGCAACAGAGGAGGCtctgaaggagcaggaggagggagcgggcGACTCCTCGTCGGAAAGCTCCATGTCGGATTTCTCAGAGGACGAAGCCCAGGATATGGAGTTGTAG